One Pseudonocardia sediminis DNA window includes the following coding sequences:
- the benA gene encoding benzoate 1,2-dioxygenase large subunit yields MTDVFAHVESVLDDAVIDDAEAGLYQAKREIFTDEEIFELEMKHIFEGNWVYLAHESQLPNPGDYFTTYIGRQPIMITRSKDGSLNCLINACAHRGSMLCRRKTDNRMTITCPFHGWTFRNDGTLLKVKDPDDAGYPETFDKDGSHNLTKVARFDSYRGFLFGSLNDDVVPLDEHLGDTTKVIDMMVDQSEQGLEVLRGSSTYTFDGNWKVQVENGADGYHVSALHWNYAATTSRRSSGESKNDTKALDAGGWGKSGGGYWSYPNGHLCLWTWAANPEDRPLWSELDTLKEQFGDAKGDFMVRGSRNLCLYPNVYLMDQFSTQIRHFRPIAPDKTEVTIYCFAPIGESDAARAHRIRQYEDFFNASGMATPDDLEEFRSCQLTFRATAAPYSDMSRGAEHWLTGPDEVAKALDMEGVISAGQKNEDEGLYPVQHGYWLETMREAVAASRKPAAAKAKG; encoded by the coding sequence ATGACCGACGTTTTCGCACATGTCGAATCCGTTCTCGACGACGCCGTCATCGACGACGCGGAGGCCGGGCTCTACCAGGCCAAGCGGGAGATCTTCACCGACGAGGAGATCTTCGAGCTCGAGATGAAGCACATCTTCGAGGGCAACTGGGTCTACCTCGCCCACGAGAGTCAGCTTCCGAACCCGGGCGACTACTTCACCACCTACATCGGCCGGCAGCCGATCATGATCACGCGCAGCAAGGACGGCTCGCTGAACTGCCTGATCAACGCGTGTGCACACCGCGGGTCGATGCTCTGCCGCCGCAAGACCGACAACCGGATGACGATCACCTGCCCGTTCCACGGGTGGACGTTCCGCAACGACGGCACGCTGCTGAAGGTCAAGGACCCCGACGACGCCGGCTACCCGGAGACGTTCGACAAGGACGGCTCGCACAACCTGACCAAGGTCGCAAGGTTCGACAGCTACCGCGGGTTCCTGTTCGGCAGCCTGAACGACGACGTGGTCCCGCTGGATGAGCACCTCGGCGACACCACCAAGGTCATCGACATGATGGTCGACCAGTCCGAGCAGGGGCTGGAGGTGCTGCGCGGCTCGTCGACCTACACCTTCGACGGCAACTGGAAGGTCCAGGTCGAGAACGGCGCCGACGGGTACCACGTCAGCGCGCTGCACTGGAACTACGCGGCGACGACCTCGCGTCGTAGCTCCGGTGAGTCGAAGAACGACACCAAGGCGCTCGACGCCGGCGGCTGGGGCAAGTCCGGCGGCGGCTACTGGTCGTACCCGAACGGGCACCTGTGCCTGTGGACCTGGGCCGCGAACCCCGAGGACCGCCCTCTCTGGAGCGAGCTGGACACGCTCAAGGAGCAGTTCGGCGACGCCAAGGGCGACTTCATGGTCCGCGGGTCCCGGAACCTGTGTCTCTACCCGAACGTCTACCTGATGGACCAGTTCTCGACGCAGATCCGGCACTTCCGCCCGATCGCGCCGGACAAGACCGAGGTCACGATCTACTGCTTCGCCCCGATCGGCGAGTCCGACGCCGCGCGGGCGCACCGGATCCGCCAGTACGAGGACTTCTTCAACGCCTCCGGCATGGCCACCCCGGACGACCTGGAGGAGTTCCGCTCCTGCCAGCTCACCTTCCGCGCCACCGCCGCGCCGTACAGCGACATGAGCCGCGGTGCCGAGCACTGGCTGACCGGCCCGGACGAGGTCGCGAAGGCCCTCGACATGGAGGGCGTCATCTCGGCCGGGCAGAAGAACGAGGACGAGGGGCTCTACCCGGTCCAGCACGGCTACTGGCTGGAGACGATGCGCGAGGCCGTGGCTGCCTCCCGCAAGCCGGCCGCGGCGAAGGCGAAGGGCTGA
- the benB gene encoding benzoate 1,2-dioxygenase small subunit, which yields MTTTEKKSDATAQAERGSKLITQNAIEQFLYREARYLDDREFEKWLECYADDVVYWMPCWDDNGELTEDPQREISLIYYGNKGGLEDRVFRIRTERSSATSLPEPRTSHNISNVEVIERRGDLVDIRFNWHTMYFRYKTVDPYYGTSFYTIDFSGEAPLIRRKTVVLKNDYIHHVVDIYHF from the coding sequence ATGACCACCACGGAGAAGAAGTCCGACGCCACCGCCCAGGCGGAGCGCGGGTCGAAGCTGATCACGCAGAACGCGATCGAGCAGTTCCTCTACCGCGAGGCCCGGTACCTCGACGACCGCGAGTTCGAGAAGTGGCTCGAGTGCTACGCCGACGACGTCGTCTACTGGATGCCCTGCTGGGACGACAACGGTGAGCTCACCGAGGACCCGCAGCGCGAGATCTCGCTGATCTACTACGGCAACAAGGGCGGCCTGGAGGACCGGGTCTTCCGGATCCGCACCGAGCGCTCGTCGGCCACCTCGCTACCGGAACCGCGGACCAGCCACAACATCTCCAACGTCGAGGTGATCGAGCGCCGCGGCGACCTGGTCGACATCCGGTTCAACTGGCACACGATGTACTTCCGCTACAAGACGGTGGACCCGTACTACGGCACGTCGTTCTACACGATCGACTTCTCCGGCGAGGCCCCGCTGATCCGGCGCAAGACCGTGGTGCTCAAGAACGACTACATCCACCACGTCGTGGACATCTACCACTTCTGA
- the benC gene encoding benzoate 1,2-dioxygenase electron transfer component BenC has protein sequence MSATATTHKVALSFEDGVTRFVNCKEGQSIADASYRSRINIPVDCSDGACGTCKAFCESGEYDGGSYIEDALSDDESEQGYLLACQAKPRSDMVVQIATTSAVAKTSAATHKGTVTALDRLSSSTVALTIEIQDRDKLAYLPGQYVNIAVPGTDDTRSYSFSSGPDDEALTFLIKITPGGVMSEYLDSRAKVGDDIELTGPHGSFFLRESDAPLLLLAGGTGLAPILAILRTLDAAESTRPMHLLYGATTDDDVVELDTVRALADSIDGLTWDYCVADENTSCPNQGYVTALIEESHLHDGDAAVYLCGPPPMVEAVRGFFSEQDYEPSGFYYEKFALAAKPDDEAGEKADPEPQAVEREDGPGTESSAGGTRVSAETEDGPVSETVVAIPSGDGSAEDMLTLGGREGRAINGREVLHVADLEPLYGTGRPESVGSENAAWRINGQMVFSALDQGEVTESSAGGTSIRTDLDPDDGLIVGAGRNILAQELLPVSELEPLTAPAAPGPETPAVTDDTVSDDGYVIGEEHPSIDKSDAIFDARRALELGALELTVGRLSNAQIAGYRLLAESTVPYVDVENERFTDAHGYTETNAAFHDYLFTLTRNEHLLRAYQALGVKGAMEETLRNAVWCHPSCAQDHLDIVDAFESGEKDVARQLISDHAERSKETMRRAMRDTRESRRPRFVTPGRFAGQVVLVTGAGQGIGERAARRIGAEDGTLVLADRADTVHDLASELGQDGCDALSVTADLETWEGAQAVVDAAIERYGRIDVAIHTVGGTIWAKPFEHYPPEQIQAEINRSLWPTMWCCRAVVPHMIERGGGTIVNVSSVATRGLNRLPYAAAKGGVNAITAALALEMAPHGVRVVATAPGGTDAPPRKTPRGPAPESEQEQDWYRTIVDQTTESSLLKRYGTLDEQASAITFLASEEASYITGTVLPVAGGDLG, from the coding sequence ATGAGTGCCACTGCAACGACGCACAAGGTGGCGCTGTCCTTCGAGGACGGCGTGACACGGTTCGTGAACTGCAAGGAGGGCCAGTCGATCGCCGACGCGTCCTACCGGTCGCGGATCAACATCCCGGTGGACTGCAGCGACGGCGCCTGCGGCACGTGCAAGGCGTTCTGCGAGTCCGGTGAGTACGACGGCGGCAGCTATATCGAGGACGCGCTGTCCGACGACGAGTCGGAGCAGGGCTACCTGCTGGCCTGCCAGGCCAAGCCGCGTTCGGACATGGTCGTGCAGATCGCGACCACCTCGGCCGTGGCCAAGACCAGCGCCGCCACCCACAAGGGCACGGTCACCGCGCTGGACCGGCTCTCCTCCTCGACGGTCGCGCTGACGATCGAGATCCAGGACCGCGACAAGCTGGCGTACCTGCCCGGGCAGTACGTCAACATCGCGGTGCCCGGCACCGACGACACCCGGTCCTACTCGTTCTCCAGCGGTCCGGACGACGAGGCGCTCACGTTCCTGATCAAGATCACCCCGGGCGGGGTGATGTCGGAGTACCTGGACTCGCGGGCGAAGGTCGGCGACGACATCGAGCTGACCGGCCCGCATGGGAGCTTCTTCCTGCGCGAGTCCGACGCCCCGCTGCTGCTGCTCGCCGGCGGCACCGGGCTGGCCCCGATCCTGGCCATCCTGCGCACGCTCGACGCCGCGGAGAGCACGCGTCCGATGCACCTGCTCTACGGCGCCACGACCGACGACGACGTCGTCGAGCTGGACACGGTGCGCGCGCTGGCCGACTCGATCGACGGTCTGACCTGGGACTACTGCGTCGCCGACGAGAACACGTCGTGCCCCAACCAGGGGTACGTCACGGCCCTGATCGAAGAGTCGCACCTGCACGACGGCGACGCCGCGGTGTACCTCTGCGGCCCGCCGCCGATGGTGGAGGCGGTCCGCGGGTTCTTCTCCGAGCAGGACTACGAGCCCTCGGGCTTCTACTACGAGAAGTTCGCCCTGGCCGCGAAGCCGGACGACGAGGCGGGCGAGAAGGCCGACCCGGAGCCGCAGGCTGTAGAGCGTGAGGACGGCCCCGGTACCGAGAGCAGCGCCGGCGGAACGAGAGTCAGCGCCGAGACCGAGGACGGGCCGGTGTCGGAGACGGTCGTCGCGATCCCGTCCGGCGACGGGTCGGCCGAGGACATGCTGACGCTGGGGGGCCGGGAGGGTCGCGCGATCAACGGTCGCGAGGTGCTCCACGTCGCCGATCTCGAGCCGCTGTACGGCACGGGCCGGCCGGAGTCGGTCGGCTCGGAGAACGCCGCCTGGCGGATCAACGGCCAGATGGTCTTCTCCGCGCTCGACCAGGGCGAGGTGACCGAGAGCAGCGCAGGCGGAACGAGCATCCGCACCGACCTCGACCCGGACGACGGGCTGATCGTCGGGGCGGGCCGCAACATCCTGGCCCAGGAGCTGCTGCCGGTCTCCGAGCTGGAGCCGCTGACAGCACCCGCCGCGCCGGGACCGGAGACCCCCGCGGTCACCGACGACACGGTGAGCGACGACGGGTACGTCATCGGCGAGGAGCACCCGTCGATCGACAAGTCGGACGCGATCTTCGACGCCCGCCGGGCCCTGGAGCTCGGGGCGCTGGAGCTGACCGTCGGACGTCTGTCGAACGCCCAGATCGCCGGCTACCGGCTGCTGGCCGAGTCGACGGTGCCCTACGTCGACGTCGAGAACGAGCGGTTCACCGACGCGCACGGCTACACCGAGACCAACGCCGCGTTCCACGACTACCTGTTCACCCTCACCCGCAACGAGCACCTGCTGCGCGCCTACCAGGCGCTCGGGGTGAAGGGGGCGATGGAGGAGACGCTGCGCAACGCGGTGTGGTGCCACCCGTCGTGCGCGCAGGACCACCTCGACATCGTCGACGCGTTCGAGTCCGGGGAGAAGGACGTCGCCCGGCAGCTGATCTCCGACCACGCGGAACGGTCCAAGGAGACGATGCGCCGGGCGATGCGCGACACCCGGGAGTCGCGCCGTCCGCGGTTCGTGACGCCGGGCCGGTTCGCCGGCCAGGTCGTCCTGGTGACCGGGGCCGGGCAGGGGATCGGCGAGCGCGCGGCACGCCGGATCGGCGCCGAGGACGGCACGCTGGTGCTGGCCGACCGCGCCGACACCGTCCACGACCTGGCCTCCGAGCTGGGCCAGGACGGGTGCGACGCGCTGTCCGTCACCGCCGACCTGGAGACCTGGGAGGGCGCGCAGGCCGTCGTCGACGCGGCGATCGAGCGCTACGGGCGGATCGACGTCGCCATCCACACCGTCGGCGGCACGATCTGGGCCAAGCCCTTCGAGCACTACCCGCCGGAGCAGATCCAGGCCGAGATCAACCGGTCGTTGTGGCCGACGATGTGGTGCTGCCGCGCCGTCGTGCCGCACATGATCGAACGGGGCGGGGGCACGATCGTCAACGTGTCGTCGGTGGCGACCCGCGGTCTGAACCGGCTCCCGTACGCGGCGGCGAAGGGCGGGGTCAACGCGATCACCGCGGCGCTGGCGCTGGAGATGGCGCCGCACGGCGTCCGGGTCGTCGCGACCGCCCCCGGCGGGACCGACGCACCTCCGCGCAAGACGCCGCGCGGACCGGCTCCGGAGTCGGAGCAGGAGCAGGACTGGTACCGCACGATCGTCGACCAGACCACCGAGTCGTCGCTGCTCAAGCGCTACGGCACGCTGGACGAGCAGGCGTCGGCGATCACGTTCCTGGCCTCGGAGGAGGCCAGCTACATCACCGGCACCGTCCTGCCCGTGGCCGGCGGCGACCTGGGCTGA